One part of the Maridesulfovibrio zosterae DSM 11974 genome encodes these proteins:
- the traI gene encoding TraI/MobA(P) family conjugative relaxase, translating into MISRRISCKPQNDNYRRLADYIADAKHKGEKTLMSWCAGCWAGEDYELAIQEVLDTQDLNQRTRKEKTYHLIVSFRPEDESVLTEKDFKEIEQEFSKALGFEEHQRHCGVHKNTNNIHMHIAYNMIHPEKLTRYEPYRDFYKRDRLHRELEQKFALKFDNGRKKDQEPKRSNDRAATYEAHSGQQSFDSYVKERKDFILKALDKAQNWQEFHKSLAQIGIEVRLRGNGCSIKDRHSQMGIKASRLDRDFTKSKLEAKLGMYRKPMAFEVQEKERYVSRPLHKHRGELYAEYRAAISGRKKAYEELRTEQDGRRSQTNSYWDGKIKRLRNDRKLRPKDRSQLIALASGRKIEAIESLKREMSEKRAELRTQTPFSRWNDFLKWKAENGDEIALKVLRSKKEPIQSNPSPAFDFPASKVSELKLKQSQFRTDSSLAWKDKRRLLSISKMLQLQAEEAKRTEDPRKRNLDQMIWRVDSSGNVLYTLKNGSMVKDNGDKIFFSVNDPGAAQVAQRFARMMFGRSVKVSGNEIGRRARRVLRG; encoded by the coding sequence ATGATTAGTCGCAGGATTTCTTGCAAACCTCAGAATGATAATTATCGGCGGTTGGCCGATTACATTGCCGATGCCAAGCACAAGGGTGAAAAGACCTTGATGTCGTGGTGCGCCGGCTGCTGGGCTGGTGAGGATTACGAGCTGGCGATTCAGGAGGTTCTTGATACTCAGGATCTGAATCAGCGTACCCGCAAGGAAAAGACTTATCATTTAATAGTTTCCTTCAGGCCGGAAGATGAATCTGTCCTTACGGAGAAGGACTTCAAAGAGATCGAGCAGGAATTTTCCAAAGCCTTGGGCTTTGAAGAGCATCAGAGGCATTGCGGTGTCCACAAGAATACCAACAACATTCATATGCACATCGCATATAATATGATACATCCGGAGAAGCTAACCCGTTACGAGCCTTATCGTGATTTTTACAAGCGCGACCGGCTGCACCGGGAGCTGGAGCAGAAGTTCGCTCTGAAGTTCGATAACGGCAGAAAGAAGGATCAAGAGCCGAAGCGCAGCAATGATCGTGCAGCTACTTATGAGGCTCATTCCGGCCAGCAGTCTTTTGATTCGTATGTGAAGGAACGCAAGGATTTTATTTTGAAGGCCTTGGATAAGGCCCAGAATTGGCAGGAGTTCCATAAATCACTGGCGCAGATCGGAATAGAAGTCCGGCTGCGTGGTAATGGATGCAGCATTAAGGACCGTCATTCTCAGATGGGGATCAAAGCCAGCAGGCTTGACCGGGATTTTACAAAGTCCAAGCTTGAGGCCAAGCTTGGCATGTACCGGAAGCCCATGGCCTTTGAGGTGCAAGAAAAGGAAAGGTACGTTTCCCGACCGCTGCATAAGCATCGGGGAGAATTGTATGCCGAGTATCGCGCTGCTATTTCTGGCAGGAAAAAAGCATATGAGGAGCTGCGTACAGAGCAGGATGGCCGTAGGAGTCAGACCAATTCATATTGGGACGGTAAAATTAAGAGATTACGGAATGACCGCAAGCTTCGGCCAAAGGATCGTAGCCAGTTGATTGCTTTGGCTTCCGGAAGAAAGATCGAGGCTATCGAATCACTCAAGCGTGAAATGTCTGAAAAACGAGCAGAATTGCGCACACAAACGCCGTTCAGCCGGTGGAATGATTTTCTTAAATGGAAGGCTGAGAATGGTGATGAAATAGCCCTGAAGGTTCTGCGGTCGAAGAAGGAGCCGATTCAAAGTAATCCTTCTCCAGCTTTTGATTTCCCGGCATCAAAAGTTTCTGAACTGAAGCTTAAGCAGAGTCAGTTCAGAACTGATTCGAGTTTGGCGTGGAAGGATAAGCGCAGGCTGTTATCCATTTCCAAGATGCTCCAGTTGCAGGCCGAGGAAGCCAAGCGCACTGAAGATCCCCGAAAGCGTAATCTGGATCAAATGATCTGGCGCGTGGATTCCTCCGGTAACGTCCTTTACACGTTGAAGAATGGTTCCATGGTCAAAGACAATGGCGATAAGATTTTCTTCAGTGTTAATGACCCTGGAGCGGCGCAGGTTGCGCAGAGATTTGCGCGGATGATGTTTGGGCGCAGTGTTAAGGTTTCGGGGAATGAAATTGGTAGACGCGCAAGGAGGGTGCTGCGGGGGTAA
- a CDS encoding MotA/TolQ/ExbB proton channel family protein produces the protein MEMTLLNSAVYIMLGLLTVNAFAHLLEFLHLKHQTKTRTGQRNPFTRLYERLETKRRHGVSINLRSEANDVITETVADLSDKCISGYSLAPLIGLIGTMLALSTGLYDYSEDLNKSQLIHSAAIGFGTSLVGAVIASFELLVYRSITAFKNSMQIKMHAHIPALKSSLNTVNKTEKDHADT, from the coding sequence ATGGAAATGACACTGCTCAATTCAGCTGTGTACATAATGTTGGGCCTGCTGACAGTGAACGCTTTTGCACACCTGTTGGAATTTCTTCACCTCAAACACCAGACTAAAACACGCACCGGGCAGCGCAATCCGTTTACCCGCCTCTATGAACGGCTGGAAACAAAACGTCGGCACGGTGTCAGCATTAACCTTCGATCAGAAGCCAATGACGTTATTACCGAAACCGTAGCCGATTTATCTGATAAATGCATATCAGGATACAGCCTAGCTCCTCTCATCGGGCTTATAGGCACAATGCTTGCTCTTTCCACTGGACTTTACGATTACTCTGAGGATCTAAATAAGAGCCAATTGATCCATTCGGCTGCGATAGGCTTTGGAACTAGCCTTGTGGGAGCAGTTATAGCCAGCTTCGAGCTTTTGGTCTATCGCTCAATCACGGCATTTAAGAACAGCATGCAAATAAAAATGCATGCCCATATCCCTGCACTCAAGAGCTCTCTCAACACCGTAAACAAAACGGAGAAAGACCATGCGGATACCTGA
- a CDS encoding CRISPR-associated protein Csx3: MTDKITIDLGTMFEETAKIAEINNYCEIARKLAGNGNNIILTGRAPVWMYLTIAHHLHGFVRSLAYDSPVTGIVPIFNHDPR; this comes from the coding sequence ATGACTGATAAGATTACTATTGATCTTGGAACTATGTTTGAGGAGACGGCAAAAATTGCTGAAATAAATAATTATTGTGAAATAGCAAGAAAACTGGCTGGCAATGGCAATAATATAATTCTTACAGGTCGAGCACCAGTCTGGATGTATCTTACTATTGCACATCATTTACATGGATTTGTGCGTTCATTGGCTTATGACTCTCCTGTAACTGGAATTGTACCAATTTTTAACCATGATCCTAGATAG
- a CDS encoding Cas10/Cmr2 second palm domain-containing protein: MFQYNYLVLGKVLRIGEFINAAPKLRYMVGASRIVGLFSKELVEGASWHIDPKHEIYLSTAGEFIVGFASETSADRFAQLMNRCGSQFFGAEYFRISAVSGVSCIEELQNSFFAMKTGSVAFSAEPSLQHMKKCVVCDAWGVPEKRTYSDNSIELQCSRCAAKMKARCEEDLVLDIDGLRIIFSKDINVQSSAEVLRIPYPEYSHQLENESSFTDIGDSCRTRKKHIALIYADGNSMGRLFSNHETYESYKELSDKVEQYNDKAVDAAFNAVDPDDNKGILLFKGGDDLMAVVPADEAMEFTEKYMTELTKEGTPFANGVSVGVVYSPAKIPVTHLFRTVNQLLKSAKFKAWRDRESGTILPSEVSTVDFSVGSVFGPLEELPERSITGEKDELSIPTARPYSYVEFKKLKFAVDAIRKSSIGNSKINRLRKIFSENNTPEKIKSALAGFMEREWELHKTVAADLSPNRVLKKEKADRVLSDGYDSEAVTRFWPGDMTQLSPYVYVEEGNE, encoded by the coding sequence GTGTTTCAATATAATTATTTGGTATTGGGTAAGGTTTTGCGTATCGGGGAATTTATCAATGCTGCCCCTAAATTGCGCTACATGGTCGGAGCAAGTCGCATTGTAGGGTTGTTCAGCAAGGAGCTTGTAGAAGGTGCTTCTTGGCATATAGATCCGAAACATGAAATTTATCTTTCCACAGCCGGTGAATTTATAGTCGGATTCGCTTCGGAAACCAGCGCGGACCGCTTTGCTCAACTGATGAACAGGTGCGGCAGTCAGTTTTTCGGTGCTGAGTATTTTCGTATCTCAGCTGTTTCCGGTGTAAGCTGCATTGAGGAGCTTCAAAATAGTTTTTTTGCCATGAAAACAGGATCGGTAGCTTTCTCTGCGGAACCTTCACTACAGCACATGAAAAAATGCGTTGTCTGTGATGCATGGGGTGTACCAGAGAAAAGGACGTATAGTGATAATTCTATAGAGTTGCAGTGCTCCCGGTGTGCTGCAAAAATGAAAGCCCGCTGCGAGGAAGATCTGGTTTTGGACATTGATGGACTGCGGATAATTTTTAGTAAGGATATTAATGTTCAAAGTTCGGCGGAAGTATTGCGTATTCCCTATCCTGAATATTCCCATCAACTGGAGAATGAAAGCTCATTTACTGATATTGGTGATAGCTGCCGGACCCGGAAAAAGCATATTGCCCTTATTTATGCGGACGGCAACTCTATGGGACGTCTTTTTTCCAACCATGAAACATATGAATCCTACAAAGAGCTTTCCGATAAGGTTGAACAATATAACGATAAAGCCGTTGATGCTGCTTTTAATGCGGTCGACCCTGATGATAATAAGGGCATTTTGCTGTTTAAGGGCGGGGATGACCTCATGGCCGTGGTTCCCGCTGACGAGGCCATGGAGTTTACTGAAAAATATATGACTGAACTAACCAAAGAAGGGACTCCGTTTGCGAACGGTGTTTCCGTGGGTGTTGTATATTCTCCTGCCAAAATTCCGGTAACCCACCTTTTTCGGACAGTTAACCAACTCCTCAAAAGTGCCAAATTTAAAGCGTGGCGGGATCGTGAAAGCGGGACGATCCTTCCTTCCGAAGTTTCCACTGTGGATTTTTCAGTGGGATCTGTCTTCGGGCCGCTGGAAGAACTGCCGGAGCGCAGTATTACTGGCGAGAAGGATGAGCTGTCAATACCTACTGCCCGACCTTATTCATATGTTGAATTCAAAAAATTGAAGTTCGCAGTTGATGCAATCAGGAAAAGTTCCATAGGCAACTCCAAGATCAATAGGCTGCGTAAGATTTTTTCTGAGAACAATACCCCTGAAAAGATAAAAAGCGCGCTTGCTGGTTTTATGGAGCGTGAATGGGAGCTGCATAAAACAGTTGCGGCTGACCTTAGCCCGAATCGAGTTCTGAAAAAGGAAAAAGCTGACCGTGTTCTGAGTGACGGTTATGACTCAGAAGCAGTTACCAGGTTTTGGCCGGGCGATATGACGCAATTAAGTCCTTATGTTTATGTGGAGGAAGGCAATGAATAG
- a CDS encoding RAMP superfamily CRISPR-associated protein has protein sequence MNSRKYERCELRVDFDSQFAVTSGWSDVSYKDQQVLKDDNNLPIIPKSTLIGMFRDSLLELLRFSLFSEERNKVCGAQYPDEKMGQDLCAMLDKTDDETCLVCRLCGSHWDERGHAWEDLQLVAETVLEKGNCSSEKGLILYSDYSTTQVSHETGAALDKSLRSHEESAGVSFSGGLKFEFPLNEREARFLAMSFMNLKSIGSDKSSGLGRCHVSGTLFDTGNNPYPFTKIAGGNNG, from the coding sequence ATGAATAGTCGAAAATATGAACGGTGTGAACTCAGGGTCGATTTTGATTCGCAGTTCGCCGTAACCAGCGGTTGGTCCGATGTATCTTACAAGGATCAGCAGGTTCTCAAAGATGATAATAATTTGCCTATTATTCCGAAATCAACGCTGATCGGTATGTTTCGGGATTCTTTACTGGAATTATTGCGCTTTTCTCTTTTTAGTGAAGAACGGAACAAGGTTTGCGGTGCACAGTATCCCGATGAAAAAATGGGGCAGGATCTTTGCGCGATGCTTGATAAGACTGACGATGAAACATGTTTGGTCTGCCGTTTATGCGGTTCCCATTGGGATGAACGTGGGCATGCTTGGGAAGATTTGCAGCTCGTGGCGGAAACTGTGCTGGAGAAAGGTAACTGCTCTTCTGAAAAAGGACTAATATTATACTCTGATTACTCCACAACACAAGTGAGCCATGAAACAGGTGCGGCTTTGGATAAAAGTCTGCGCAGCCACGAAGAGAGTGCAGGGGTAAGCTTCAGTGGTGGATTGAAGTTTGAATTTCCCTTGAATGAAAGAGAAGCTCGATTTCTGGCTATGTCTTTTATGAATTTGAAATCCATCGGTTCAGATAAGTCTTCGGGGTTGGGTCGTTGCCATGTCAGTGGAACTCTTTTTGATACGGGCAACAATCCGTATCCGTTTACCAAAATAGCCGGAGGTAACAATGGATAA
- a CDS encoding type III-B CRISPR module-associated Cmr3 family protein, producing MDKYFLPIKAEITGDFAPGGTTRQNHSTATQYLSGRSMRGAFASIWPRGELGNDEFLNKFCRGDIWFSGLFPLEERVNRYPYRTPLSAYTCKYGGLKHGIYDLCDDSSQASNCCSVCKAELSRVSSPFLLRMDDGNIVPFSLKQEVRINNNIANRAKRTLKDGVFSTDIIKKNQHMIGWLYGEKAQLNEFVGKISTAPDNSFNLSFGRRKKAGSPLKCNFDELIAFAATNTHLKVQRRIVVMLQTPAIFLDKWFNPCFPDKSFFFSDSVSDLVEMNLEKTFTASCEINGWSGVHGLPCAPMKSFDSGSVFSFEIKTEDPDEIESISDDVFRIYDEGIGEMRNVGFGRVEIAYPTTDGGADV from the coding sequence ATGGATAAATATTTTTTACCCATCAAAGCTGAGATTACTGGCGACTTTGCCCCCGGCGGAACTACCAGACAGAACCATTCTACAGCTACCCAGTATTTAAGCGGAAGGAGTATGCGTGGGGCCTTTGCTTCAATCTGGCCTCGTGGGGAGCTTGGAAACGATGAGTTTCTTAACAAGTTCTGCCGGGGGGATATCTGGTTTTCAGGTCTGTTTCCGCTGGAGGAGCGTGTTAACAGGTATCCTTACCGTACCCCTCTTTCCGCATACACATGCAAGTACGGAGGGTTGAAGCACGGCATATATGATCTCTGCGATGATAGCAGCCAGGCTTCCAATTGTTGTAGTGTCTGCAAAGCTGAGTTGAGCCGGGTTAGCAGCCCCTTTCTGCTGCGCATGGACGATGGAAATATAGTTCCTTTCAGTTTAAAGCAGGAAGTGCGCATCAATAATAATATTGCGAACAGGGCCAAGAGAACCCTGAAAGATGGCGTTTTCTCCACTGATATAATTAAAAAAAATCAACATATGATCGGTTGGTTGTATGGGGAAAAAGCGCAACTCAATGAGTTTGTGGGAAAAATAAGCACAGCTCCCGACAACAGTTTCAATCTTTCTTTCGGGCGAAGAAAAAAAGCAGGCAGTCCGCTTAAGTGTAATTTTGATGAATTAATTGCTTTTGCAGCGACAAATACACATCTGAAGGTACAAAGGAGGATTGTGGTTATGCTCCAGACTCCAGCGATCTTTCTAGATAAGTGGTTCAATCCTTGTTTCCCGGATAAAAGTTTCTTTTTTTCTGATTCGGTCTCGGATTTGGTTGAAATGAATCTGGAAAAGACTTTTACCGCATCATGCGAGATTAATGGCTGGTCGGGTGTGCATGGCCTGCCTTGCGCGCCGATGAAATCTTTTGATTCTGGTTCGGTTTTTTCTTTTGAAATCAAGACCGAAGACCCAGATGAAATTGAAAGCATTTCTGATGATGTTTTTAGGATTTACGACGAAGGTATCGGGGAAATGCGCAATGTTGGTTTCGGCAGGGTGGAAATAGCCTACCCGACAACTGATGGGGGAGCAGATGTATAG
- a CDS encoding RAMP superfamily CRISPR-associated protein, with translation MQNELKEIVYYKGVCTLVSEFCTSGSDDSNIESELSKTVDGKIYYRGSSLRGVLRHELVRYFGGKCRVGGYAATEHVDKSKVCSCSVCRVFGSSSKAEAEEKDLLPSRIHVYTDPFEDVEIRVRNGVAIERRTGTAANHKKYNYEAVLPGARFAFLLRMENPSDEEMLALEHILKELNAGLVSIGRKGTSGMGRVSVECDKYAFDFSKQEQVLQYLASPKRLPQGKKLTFGGVKEEVPDFMHVVNGKFRAALHFNIIFPSTFIINDPLEAALSGHNLAPVTLQDNKPHLPGTSLRGVFRSRAERILRTLGKDCCDPSLTKDNKPDFLPDHMLLSCSGSKNQECAACRVFGKTDWKSRVSFAGGIYAGSSSSDERPVHDHVAIDRFHGGALDGAKFREQVCHGAIFKDSFIQVQDVSLWEFYILLMTFADFYMGDLSIGSGTRNGHGRVFPEMENSWMVVSAGNELYRFRITDLMKYPALEQLVEMIEGASEEKEEEERHVA, from the coding sequence ATGCAGAATGAGCTTAAGGAAATAGTCTACTACAAAGGTGTATGTACGCTGGTCAGTGAATTTTGCACTTCAGGGAGTGACGATTCCAATATTGAGAGCGAACTTTCAAAAACAGTGGACGGCAAAATATATTATCGGGGAAGTTCGCTGCGCGGTGTTTTGCGCCACGAACTGGTCCGGTATTTCGGGGGCAAGTGTCGTGTCGGCGGTTATGCGGCTACTGAGCATGTGGATAAATCAAAAGTCTGTTCATGCAGCGTGTGCCGGGTCTTCGGAAGTTCGTCCAAGGCTGAGGCTGAAGAAAAGGACTTATTGCCCAGCAGAATCCATGTTTATACCGATCCGTTTGAAGACGTAGAAATCAGGGTTCGTAACGGTGTCGCTATTGAAAGAAGGACCGGAACAGCAGCAAATCACAAAAAATATAATTATGAAGCAGTGCTTCCCGGTGCCCGGTTCGCTTTTCTTCTGAGGATGGAAAACCCTTCAGATGAGGAAATGCTAGCACTTGAACACATTCTCAAAGAGCTTAATGCCGGGCTGGTTTCAATAGGTCGCAAGGGAACAAGCGGCATGGGACGTGTCAGCGTGGAGTGTGATAAATATGCGTTCGACTTTTCTAAACAGGAACAGGTTCTTCAGTATCTTGCCTCTCCAAAGAGACTTCCACAGGGTAAAAAACTTACGTTTGGTGGTGTGAAAGAAGAAGTCCCTGACTTTATGCATGTTGTTAATGGTAAGTTCCGGGCCGCGCTGCATTTTAATATTATTTTTCCTTCAACTTTCATTATTAATGATCCGCTGGAAGCTGCTCTCAGCGGACATAATCTGGCACCCGTAACTTTACAGGATAATAAACCACATCTGCCGGGCACTTCTTTACGTGGTGTCTTCCGGTCCCGTGCTGAGCGTATTCTTCGCACCCTCGGAAAAGATTGTTGCGATCCTTCTTTGACAAAGGATAACAAGCCGGACTTCCTGCCGGATCATATGCTCTTGTCCTGTTCCGGGAGCAAGAATCAGGAATGCGCTGCTTGTAGAGTTTTCGGGAAAACAGATTGGAAGTCGCGAGTTTCCTTTGCGGGCGGAATATATGCAGGCAGTTCGAGTTCTGATGAGCGTCCTGTACATGACCATGTGGCGATCGACAGGTTTCATGGTGGCGCACTTGATGGTGCCAAGTTCAGGGAGCAGGTTTGCCATGGAGCAATTTTTAAAGATTCCTTCATTCAGGTGCAGGATGTCTCTTTATGGGAATTCTACATATTGCTGATGACCTTTGCTGATTTTTATATGGGTGACTTAAGCATTGGTTCCGGCACCCGAAACGGACACGGCAGGGTGTTCCCTGAGATGGAAAATAGTTGGATGGTCGTCTCGGCAGGAAACGAGCTTTACAGGTTTCGAATCACAGATCTGATGAAGTATCCCGCTTTGGAGCAGTTAGTCGAAATGATCGAAGGTGCATCAGAAGAGAAAGAAGAGGAAGAACGCCATGTTGCATAA
- a CDS encoding TIGR03986 family type III CRISPR-associated RAMP protein gives MKYISMVIHFEAGDDIDTLLSSLKKSVESEGIKFRTVIQRESLRCYVNFESDQDRERMKQLFPISVSKVGNYYTQYSRLNGFFSNDRFAGSNRKAGSHKKSNESNRKTEPHKKSKVQRRTGDAFIYPYHFVGLDHDCKSYTANEKDNIFVDKFSGSSGRVLFEIEVESPMIIGACQQERDGKPSFVYQFEIDGKPAIPASSLKGMLSSVMEAASNSSLRVLGDLNYSSRKNYREGLPYYGVLVDKNGELYVRKFRSGVGEKKRIWSKLIDNWKLNDHSATGEIFRVIDKQFDHNRERQDFLEEVQEYFPADGHEYGVFRILGKDSKNGKEIRLMPSKAADGFFLSFEIHGREFRDYPLGEAKSHFEGLCDYFMQQNFNEQNERLRHPYLPRGRKSDFINGYPTVRLKEGDIVAFDVEYGEVSEVSFSSIWRMAYYNIDESQECLSTNKLFGKINPKFLPPSSSGEYIEKVELTPASALLGFVDGNSDGKGALAGRLKFEHALTASEEALDKTTFLPLLMAPKPPCPGFYYTTGENLKELRKPMGRKFYRHSERTKDIPKADAVPNNKEVTPVKKGTVFQTYIDFENCSDAEIGMLLYALRPDEKFRHQLGMGKPYGYGRVKISCKGLMFIDREKRYAPGSLRNCFSQLYGDCYLDQDIETIMADHAHWEWLKRPMRGVNSLSLSEAIKKYVSVFKEELGNAQAIADLEAIGDPQGTEGLDVRYVGYQWFVNRKKKYRTGEHTLLGINESLEFRIDDEQNS, from the coding sequence ATGAAATATATCAGCATGGTGATCCATTTTGAGGCGGGTGATGACATCGACACCCTACTTAGCTCTCTTAAAAAGAGTGTGGAAAGTGAGGGTATTAAGTTTCGAACTGTTATTCAGCGTGAGAGTCTGCGCTGTTATGTCAACTTTGAAAGTGATCAGGACCGGGAGCGGATGAAACAGCTATTTCCTATCAGCGTAAGCAAGGTTGGAAATTATTATACACAGTACAGTCGTCTTAATGGTTTTTTTAGCAACGACCGTTTTGCTGGGAGTAATAGAAAGGCCGGATCACATAAAAAAAGTAATGAGAGTAATAGAAAGACCGAACCTCACAAAAAAAGTAAGGTGCAAAGAAGGACTGGGGATGCATTTATATATCCATACCATTTTGTAGGGCTGGACCATGATTGCAAGTCCTACACTGCAAATGAAAAAGATAACATATTTGTTGATAAATTTAGCGGAAGTTCAGGCAGGGTGTTATTTGAGATTGAAGTCGAGTCACCCATGATCATTGGCGCATGTCAGCAGGAACGCGATGGCAAACCTTCTTTTGTTTACCAATTTGAGATTGACGGCAAGCCTGCCATCCCTGCCAGCAGTTTGAAAGGGATGCTTTCCTCCGTGATGGAAGCTGCCAGTAATTCTTCACTGCGAGTGCTCGGCGATTTGAATTATAGCTCAAGGAAGAATTATCGTGAGGGTCTTCCTTACTATGGTGTTCTTGTTGATAAAAATGGCGAACTTTATGTGAGGAAATTTAGGTCTGGAGTTGGGGAAAAAAAGAGAATCTGGTCTAAATTGATCGATAACTGGAAACTTAATGATCATTCTGCTACAGGTGAAATTTTTCGAGTAATTGATAAACAATTTGACCACAATAGGGAGCGTCAGGATTTTTTGGAGGAGGTGCAGGAGTATTTCCCTGCCGATGGCCATGAGTACGGTGTTTTTCGTATTCTGGGTAAGGATAGTAAAAATGGAAAAGAAATACGTTTGATGCCTTCAAAAGCAGCAGATGGGTTTTTCTTAAGCTTTGAAATACATGGAAGAGAGTTTAGAGACTATCCTTTGGGAGAAGCTAAATCTCATTTCGAAGGATTGTGCGATTATTTCATGCAGCAAAATTTCAACGAGCAAAATGAGAGATTACGTCACCCTTATCTTCCGAGAGGAAGAAAGAGCGATTTTATAAATGGATATCCCACTGTTCGGCTAAAGGAAGGAGATATTGTCGCTTTTGACGTTGAATATGGTGAGGTTTCTGAGGTCTCTTTTTCGTCAATTTGGCGTATGGCTTATTATAATATTGATGAAAGTCAAGAATGTCTGAGTACAAATAAATTGTTTGGAAAAATAAATCCAAAATTTCTCCCCCCTTCGTCGAGTGGTGAATATATTGAAAAAGTGGAACTTACACCTGCTTCAGCCTTGCTTGGTTTTGTAGATGGAAACTCTGATGGTAAGGGTGCATTGGCCGGACGGCTGAAGTTTGAGCATGCGTTAACCGCCAGTGAAGAAGCATTGGATAAAACGACTTTTTTGCCATTGCTCATGGCCCCGAAGCCTCCTTGTCCCGGTTTTTACTACACTACCGGGGAAAATTTGAAAGAATTGCGAAAACCTATGGGACGTAAGTTCTACCGTCACAGTGAAAGAACAAAGGATATCCCAAAGGCTGATGCTGTACCAAATAATAAGGAAGTGACACCGGTCAAAAAGGGTACTGTTTTTCAGACATATATCGATTTTGAAAATTGTTCGGATGCTGAAATCGGCATGCTGCTTTACGCTCTCAGGCCGGATGAAAAATTCCGTCATCAGCTTGGTATGGGAAAACCTTATGGCTATGGAAGGGTCAAAATCAGCTGTAAGGGCTTAATGTTTATTGACCGTGAAAAAAGATACGCTCCCGGTAGCTTACGAAATTGTTTTAGCCAACTTTACGGTGATTGCTACCTTGATCAGGATATTGAAACTATTATGGCAGACCATGCCCATTGGGAATGGTTGAAGCGTCCAATGCGTGGGGTAAACAGTTTATCATTGTCTGAAGCAATTAAGAAATATGTTTCCGTTTTCAAGGAAGAACTTGGAAACGCACAGGCCATTGCCGATCTTGAAGCTATTGGCGATCCACAGGGAACTGAAGGTCTGGATGTGCGCTATGTGGGCTATCAGTGGTTTGTTAATAGAAAGAAAAAATATCGGACAGGAGAGCACACCTTGTTGGGTATTAACGAGTCCTTAGAGTTCAGGATAGATGATGAACAAAACTCTTGA